Within Synechococcus sp. NB0720_010, the genomic segment CACCATGGCGATGGTGAGCTTGTCGAACACCCGCGGCCAGGAGCGCAGTGCTGCCCCCAGGCTGCCCCCTTGGTTCACGTCCGTGCTGACGGCGGTGAGTGCCCGCTTGAACAGCGGCATGCGTTGCTGACGGGCCATGAGGTCGAGGCTGCGCACGATCGGGACCCCCGCATCCACCAAGGCTGCGAGCTTGTTGGCAAATAGCGCCTTCTCGCGGATGCCGGGTTTGGCCTCCAGCAGGCTGGAGAGATCCATGCCAAAGACCGTGCTCCCGGCCGCGGCGTTGGGTGTGGTTGCGGCGAGCTCCAGGCTGGTGGCCACGATGCCCCGGCGCCTCAGGTCCCGCCGGGCGCGGCTGAGATCACTGGCCTGCAGTCGCAGCGTCCGGGTTTGACCGGAGCGATTGGTGTAGGTGGCGCTGAACTGGGGCACTAGCCCTCCAGGAGCCGCTGCAGCTCATCGGGTTTGCTCGCTTTGGCGAGGGCTTCGCTGCGCTCGACTGCTCCGGCCTGCACCAGGTTCGCCAGGGCGCGCTCGAGGGTTTGCATCCCCTGCTGGCCGCCCGTTTGGATCTGGGAATAGAGCTGGGCGGTTTTGCCCTCCCGGATCAAGTTGGCGATGGCCGGGGTGTTGATCAGGATTTCTTGGGCCATGACCCGCCCGAATTGCCCGGGTTTGGGGTTCTGGCGTTTGCAGAGGGTCTGCGAGAACACCCCCACCAGGGAGCCACTGAGCTGAACCCTGATCTGGGTTTGCTGCTCTGGCGGGAAGACATCCACCATGCGATCGACGGTTTGCGCCGCCGAGCTGGTGTGCAGGGTGCCAAAGACCAGGTGCCCCGTCTCTGAGGCCGTGATCGCCAACTGGATTGTTTCCAGATCTCTCATTTCGCCCACCAGGATCACGTCGGGGTCCTCCCGCAGGGCGGCGCGAAGGGCGGCGCCAAAGCTGCGGGTGTCATCCCCCAGCTGGCGCTGGTGGATCACGCTTTTGTCGTTGCGGTAGGTGAATTCGATCGGATCTTCGATCGTGAGGATGTGCTCGGCGCGGCTGCGGTTGATGTGATCCAGCAGGGCCGCCAGCGTCGTGGTTTTGCCTGAGCCGGTGGGACCGGTCACCAGCACCAGACCCCTGGGGCGGCGGCTGGTTTCCTCGACGATGGGCGGTAAGCCCAGGCTCTCCAGGCTGGGGATCGTGCTGCCGAGGGCCCGCAGACAGGCCGCATAGCTCCCCCGCTGGCGGTAGACATTGACCCGAAAGCGGGAGACGCCTTTGAGGCCATAGGCGCAGTCCAGCTCCCAGGTTTGCTCCAGCTGCTTGCGCTGGGCGTTGTTGATCATCGAGAAGATCAACCGGTTGCAGAGGTCCTCGCTGAGCCGCTCCTCCCGCATCGGTTTGAGCGCCCCACTGAAGCGGCCATAGGGCGGTTGGCCGGCCGCCAGGTGCAAGTCGCTGCCACCCGCCTCGACCAGCTCCTCCATCAACTGTTCGATCTGGAGCTCCATGCAGCTCGCGGCGCCGGTGGCTGTCCTCAGTGTGGGAAGCCCGCCAGGGCCTGGCAATGGCGCTGCTTAATGCAGTTGCCGGGGGGTCAGGCAATAGGGGCACTCCAGCCACTCATCCCGCATCCCCGCTCCGCAGCCCTGGCAGGTGATCGTGTGCAGGGCCTTGGCCCGGCGCTCGGTTTCCAGGCTGGAGTCCGTGAGGATCATCCGCTCGATTTCCTCGAGGGTGGTTTCCCCTTGGCGCACCAGGTCGAGGCCGTAACCCAACAGGGTTTTCATGCCGTTCTCGATGGCGAGCTTGCGCAGCCGATCGGTGCTGGCCTCTTGGGCAATGGCGCTGGCGAGGGTGTCGTTGACGCGCAGCACCTCGTAGACCCCCACCCGGCCCTTGTATCCCAGCCCCTGGCAGCTGGGGCAGGGGTTGCTCTCACTGACTTGCAAGCGCTTGGCTTTGAAGAAGGTGATCGCCTGCTCGTTGCTGGCAAACAGGCCAAAGCGGCCCAGGTCCTGCTCACTGGGGTGATAAGGCTGCCGGCAGTCCGGGCAGACCCGCCGCACCAGGCGCTGGGAGACGATTCCGATCAGGGAGGCGCTCACCATGAAGGGCTCCACGCCCATTTCCGAGAGGCGGGCGATGGCGCTGGGTGCGTCGTTGCAGTGGAGGGTGGTCAGCACCAGGTGGCCGGTGAGGGCCGCCTCGATGGCGGTTTTGGCCGTTTCCCGGTCCCGGGTTTCCCCCACTAGCAGGACATCGGGGTCTTGCCGCATGAAGGCCCGCAGGGCCATGGCGAAGTCGTAGCCCTTCTCCCGGTTGACCTGGGTTTGGGCAATCCCCTTGAGGGTGTATTCGATCGGGTCCTCGACCGTGGAGATGTTGATCCCAGGCTCATTGCGTTCCGCGAGCAGCGAATAGAGCGTGGTGCTCTTGCCTGATCCCGTCGGCCCCGTCACCAGCAGCATTCCGAAGGGCTTGCTGCCCATCTCCCGGACACTGGCCAGGGCCGCGGGCTCGCTGATTAGACGGTCGAGGCCGAGGTGCGTCGCGCCGCTATCCAGCAGGCGCATGCAGACCTTCTCGCCATAGCGGGTGGGCAGGGTGCTCACCCGCAGGTCAAATAGGCGACCTTGATAACGCCGCCGGATACGGCCGTCCTGGGGAAGCCGGCGCTCCGCGATGTCCAGGTCCGCCATGATTTTTAGGCGGGAGGTCACCGCGGGGGTCAGTTGTTTCGGCAGCTTCTCCAGCGGCTCGAGCACCCCGTCTTGGCGCAAGCGAATCAGCAGTCCGTCCTCCTGCGGTTCCAGGTGGATGTCGCTGGCACTGCGCTCGAGCGCTTGCACCAGGATCCGGTCCACCAGGCTCACCACCGGTGAGGCGTTGGAGGCCCCCAGGCTGGCCTCGACATCCAACTCGCTGAGGCTGTCCTCGGGAGCCTCCTCAAGGGGGCCCTCGAGCTTCAGGTCCTCAAACAGGGAGATCCGGCTGGGGGTCTCCTGCGGAGCTGAAACCGCGGCCGGCGTGGCGGGGGATGGAGATGGAGGTTGATTCAGGACGGTTTGCAGGTCCCCTTGGAGGGCCAGTCGCAGTGCCACGGGCGGTCCTTCGGGGCATGCCTCGCGGAGGGTCTGGCGTTGCTCGGCGCCCCAGTGGGTTGGCACGGCCACCGTGAGGGTGTTGTTGGCGTACGCCACGGGAAGGCAGCCGAGATCCCTGCAGCTCTCCTGAGTCAGTTGCGGATGCCAGCTCCAGCGTGCGTCTCCGGCGGCGCTTAGTTCAGAGCCGGTGAGGACGGCTTCCTGGAGCAGCAATTCGACCTCGAGCCGCTGCTGTTCAGGGCTTTGGGCCTCGGCCACCGGTCGCTGGGGAATGGTGCTGGCGCTTGCTGTCATCAGCCGCTCCGCCGAGGAGGTGCGGGCTTCCGCCGCTTGTGGGGTGGCGCCCCTTCACATCAACATGTCTAGATCAGATCTCCGGTTCGGTCAGCATGAGCGGCGACGCGACTCCGTTTCCCCAGGACTCCGCCCCGGCCCCAGCTGAGGCCGCGGCTGCGCCAGAAGCCACTCCTGCAGTGGATTCGGCCCCAGCTGAGGTGGCGGCTGAGCCCAGCGCTGATCCCGAACAGCGGGTCCGGGACCTGGAGGCCGAGCTGACTGCTCTGAAGGCCGAGCACGAGAGCGTCCGCAGTCAGTACATGCGGATTGCGGCGGACTTCGACAACTTCCGTAAGCGCCAGAGCCGCGATCAAGAGGACCAGCGCACCCTGATCGCCTGCTCCACCCTGAGCGAGATCCTGCCGGTGGTGGACAACTTCGAGCGGGCCCGCCAGCAGTTGGATCCCCAGGCCGAGGAGGCCCAGGCCATCCACCGCAGCTACCAGGGGCTCTACAAGCAACTGGTCGATGTGTTCAAGCAGTTGGGCGTCTCACCGATGCGGGTTGAAGGCGAGCCCTTCGATCCCACCCTCCATGAGGCGGTGCTGCGGGAACCCAGCGACGAGCACGCCGAGGACCTGGTGATCGCTGAACTGCAGCGGGGCTATCACCTGAACGATCGCGTGCTGCGGCACGCCCTGGTCAAAGTCTCGATGGGTCCAGGCCCCAGTGGCGATGCCGCACCGGCCAGCTCCACGGATGACGCTGCACCCTCCGAAGAGGGCTGAGCATGGCCGATTTTTATGACCTCCTTGGGGTCAGCCGCGACGCTGATGCGGACACGCTGAAGCGGTCCTATCGCCGCCTGGCGCGTCAGTACCACCCGGACATCAACAAAGATCCCGGCGCGGAAGACAAGTTCAAGGAGATCGGCCGCGCCTATGAGGTGCTGAGCGATCCCCAGACCCGTGCTCGCTACGACCAGTTCGGGGAAGCCGGCTTGGGCGGCGCCGCGGGGATGCCCGACATGGGCGACATGGGGGGCTTCGCTGACCTGTTCGAAACCTTCTTCAGCGGTTTCGGCGGGGGCATGGGCGGTCCCTCCGCCGGTGGTGCCCGTCGCCGCGGTCCTCGTCAGGGCGATGACCTGCGGTTTGACCTGACCATCAGCTTCAGCGAAGCGGTCTTTGGTCGGGAGAAGGAAATTCAGATCCGTCACCTGGAGACCTGCAACAGCTGCAGTGGCTCCGGGGCGAAGAGCGGCAGCGGTCCCACCAGCTGCGGTACCTGTGGTGGTGC encodes:
- a CDS encoding GspE/PulE family protein is translated as MTASASTIPQRPVAEAQSPEQQRLEVELLLQEAVLTGSELSAAGDARWSWHPQLTQESCRDLGCLPVAYANNTLTVAVPTHWGAEQRQTLREACPEGPPVALRLALQGDLQTVLNQPPSPSPATPAAVSAPQETPSRISLFEDLKLEGPLEEAPEDSLSELDVEASLGASNASPVVSLVDRILVQALERSASDIHLEPQEDGLLIRLRQDGVLEPLEKLPKQLTPAVTSRLKIMADLDIAERRLPQDGRIRRRYQGRLFDLRVSTLPTRYGEKVCMRLLDSGATHLGLDRLISEPAALASVREMGSKPFGMLLVTGPTGSGKSTTLYSLLAERNEPGINISTVEDPIEYTLKGIAQTQVNREKGYDFAMALRAFMRQDPDVLLVGETRDRETAKTAIEAALTGHLVLTTLHCNDAPSAIARLSEMGVEPFMVSASLIGIVSQRLVRRVCPDCRQPYHPSEQDLGRFGLFASNEQAITFFKAKRLQVSESNPCPSCQGLGYKGRVGVYEVLRVNDTLASAIAQEASTDRLRKLAIENGMKTLLGYGLDLVRQGETTLEEIERMILTDSSLETERRAKALHTITCQGCGAGMRDEWLECPYCLTPRQLH
- the grpE gene encoding nucleotide exchange factor GrpE, with amino-acid sequence MSGDATPFPQDSAPAPAEAAAAPEATPAVDSAPAEVAAEPSADPEQRVRDLEAELTALKAEHESVRSQYMRIAADFDNFRKRQSRDQEDQRTLIACSTLSEILPVVDNFERARQQLDPQAEEAQAIHRSYQGLYKQLVDVFKQLGVSPMRVEGEPFDPTLHEAVLREPSDEHAEDLVIAELQRGYHLNDRVLRHALVKVSMGPGPSGDAAPASSTDDAAPSEEG
- a CDS encoding type IV pilus twitching motility protein PilT, translated to MELQIEQLMEELVEAGGSDLHLAAGQPPYGRFSGALKPMREERLSEDLCNRLIFSMINNAQRKQLEQTWELDCAYGLKGVSRFRVNVYRQRGSYAACLRALGSTIPSLESLGLPPIVEETSRRPRGLVLVTGPTGSGKTTTLAALLDHINRSRAEHILTIEDPIEFTYRNDKSVIHQRQLGDDTRSFGAALRAALREDPDVILVGEMRDLETIQLAITASETGHLVFGTLHTSSAAQTVDRMVDVFPPEQQTQIRVQLSGSLVGVFSQTLCKRQNPKPGQFGRVMAQEILINTPAIANLIREGKTAQLYSQIQTGGQQGMQTLERALANLVQAGAVERSEALAKASKPDELQRLLEG